A single window of Vibrio gazogenes DNA harbors:
- the dsbB gene encoding disulfide bond formation protein DsbB, translating to MVIFAKLNQFSQSRTSWVLLLLSILFFEMCALFFQHILMLAPCVMCIYERVAMLGIGGAAILGLIAPRLVIFRWLGLLSWGYTAYSGLLLAHQHVEYQFHPSPFATCDAFVQFPQWAPLNQWMPWMFEAYGDCSKIVWQFLTLSMPQWLEIIFAINLFVAFIFLIAQFFKPKRRSLF from the coding sequence ATTGTGATCTTTGCCAAACTCAACCAGTTTTCTCAGTCCAGAACATCCTGGGTTTTACTGCTGTTATCTATCCTATTTTTCGAAATGTGTGCGCTCTTTTTCCAACATATTCTGATGCTTGCCCCCTGCGTCATGTGTATTTATGAAAGAGTGGCAATGCTAGGGATAGGTGGTGCGGCGATTCTGGGGCTTATTGCACCCCGGCTGGTAATATTCCGTTGGTTAGGTCTTCTTTCTTGGGGATACACCGCCTATTCCGGGTTATTACTTGCACACCAGCATGTTGAGTATCAGTTCCATCCTTCACCATTTGCAACTTGTGATGCTTTCGTTCAATTCCCACAGTGGGCACCACTGAATCAATGGATGCCGTGGATGTTTGAAGCCTATGGCGACTGTAGCAAAATTGTATGGCAATTTTTAACGTTATCGATGCCACAGTGGTTGGAAATCATCTTTGCAATCAATCTTTTTGTTGCCTTTATTTTCTTGATTGCTCAATTTTTTAAACCGAAAAGACGCAGTTTATTTTAA
- the nhaB gene encoding Na(+)/H(+) antiporter NhaB, with protein sequence MPISLGNAFIKNFLGKSPDWYKVAIIAFLIVNPIVFFTISPFAAGWLLVVEFIFTLAMALKCYPLQPGGLLAIEAILIGMTSPDQVKHELVANIEVLLLLMFMVAGIYFMKQLLLFIFTKILLEIRSKVILSLAFCIAAAFLSAFLDALTVIAVIISVAVGFYAIYHKVASGQGDHTQDEHLSDLTREDLENYRAFLRSLLLHAGIGTALGGVMTMVGEPQNLIIADQAGWNFGEFLIRMSPITVPVFISGILTCIAVEKLKIFGYGARLPDPVRQILRDYDRTQTQNRTNLDVAKLWIQGLIAIWLIAGLALHLASVGLIGLSVIILATTFCGITEEHALGKAFEEALPFTALLAVFFSIVAVIVDQHLFKPVIDAVLHLENADLQLAMFYVANGLLSMVSDNVFVGTVYIHEVKTALMEGIISRDQFDLLAVAINTGTNLPSVATPNGQAAFLFLLTSALAPLIRLSYGRMVMMALPYTIVLTLVGLVGIIFFLEPATANYYDLGWLSHHIPDALKHASASLGHE encoded by the coding sequence ATGCCGATTTCGTTAGGAAACGCGTTTATTAAAAATTTTCTGGGTAAATCACCAGATTGGTACAAAGTGGCAATTATTGCTTTTCTCATTGTGAATCCTATTGTCTTTTTCACAATCAGCCCCTTTGCTGCAGGTTGGTTACTGGTTGTTGAATTTATCTTCACACTGGCAATGGCCTTAAAATGCTATCCACTTCAACCCGGTGGGTTACTTGCAATAGAAGCCATACTCATCGGAATGACAAGCCCGGATCAAGTTAAACATGAGTTAGTTGCAAATATTGAAGTCCTCCTACTGCTCATGTTTATGGTTGCGGGCATCTACTTCATGAAGCAACTGCTTCTCTTCATCTTCACCAAAATCCTTTTGGAAATCCGCTCTAAGGTTATCTTATCTTTAGCATTTTGCATTGCTGCTGCATTTCTTTCTGCATTCCTCGATGCCCTTACAGTGATCGCGGTTATTATTAGTGTTGCCGTTGGATTTTATGCCATCTACCACAAAGTTGCCTCTGGACAAGGTGACCACACACAAGATGAGCATTTATCAGACCTGACCAGAGAAGATCTGGAAAATTACCGAGCTTTTCTACGTTCACTACTCCTCCATGCAGGGATCGGAACTGCACTTGGCGGTGTTATGACGATGGTTGGTGAACCACAGAATTTGATTATTGCCGATCAGGCGGGATGGAATTTCGGTGAATTTTTAATTCGTATGTCGCCGATCACAGTACCTGTTTTTATCAGTGGAATTCTCACCTGTATCGCAGTTGAGAAGCTGAAAATTTTCGGCTATGGCGCTCGACTCCCCGATCCCGTTCGGCAAATTCTGCGTGATTATGATCGGACACAAACACAAAACCGAACTAATCTTGATGTTGCAAAACTATGGATTCAGGGATTAATTGCAATTTGGTTGATTGCCGGACTGGCTCTTCATCTTGCATCGGTTGGGCTGATCGGACTTTCCGTGATCATTTTGGCAACCACATTCTGTGGTATTACCGAAGAGCACGCACTTGGAAAAGCATTTGAAGAGGCACTGCCCTTTACCGCTTTGCTCGCGGTCTTCTTCTCGATCGTTGCGGTGATTGTCGACCAGCACTTATTTAAACCGGTAATCGATGCCGTATTACATCTGGAGAATGCAGACCTGCAGCTCGCGATGTTCTACGTCGCGAATGGATTACTTTCCATGGTATCTGACAATGTATTCGTTGGCACAGTCTATATCCATGAGGTGAAAACCGCACTCATGGAAGGTATTATCTCACGCGATCAGTTTGACTTACTCGCTGTTGCGATCAATACCGGTACAAACTTGCCCTCTGTCGCAACCCCGAATGGACAGGCTGCATTTTTGTTCCTACTGACCTCTGCACTGGCACCACTCATCCGACTCTCTTACGGACGGATGGTGATGATGGCTCTGCCATATACAATTGTTTTAACACTTGTTGGTTTGGTCGGAATTATCTTTTTCCTTGAGCCAGCGACAGCGAATTATTATGATCTGGGTTGGTTATCACACCACATCCCAGACGCATTAAAACATGCATCAGCATCACTAGGTCATGAATAA
- the fadR gene encoding fatty acid metabolism transcriptional regulator FadR — protein MVIKAKSPAGFAEKYIIESIWNGRFAPGSILPAERELSELIGVTRTTLREVLQRLARDGWLTIQHGKPTKVNQFMETSGLHILDTLMTLDAENATSIVEDLLAARTNISPIFMRYAFRLNSTQSEKTIKRVIGSCEALLDAESWEQFMADSPYSEKISQHVKDDGDGDKEAREQRLLAKTFNFYDYMLFQRLAFHSGNQIYGLIFNGLKKLYDRVGSYYFSNPRARVLALEFYKDLLSICSNGTDKLEHLSACIRQYGIESRQIWNEMKRSLPTSFTEDDG, from the coding sequence ATGGTCATTAAGGCGAAAAGCCCAGCAGGCTTTGCAGAAAAGTATATTATTGAAAGTATCTGGAATGGGCGGTTTGCGCCGGGATCGATTCTTCCGGCAGAAAGAGAACTGTCTGAACTGATTGGTGTGACCAGAACGACATTAAGAGAAGTGCTGCAACGGTTGGCTCGTGATGGCTGGCTGACAATACAGCATGGTAAGCCGACAAAAGTGAATCAGTTTATGGAAACCTCTGGGTTACATATTCTCGATACGTTGATGACACTGGATGCTGAAAATGCAACCAGTATCGTTGAAGACTTACTGGCGGCAAGAACCAATATCAGTCCGATTTTCATGCGTTATGCATTTCGGCTGAATTCAACCCAGTCTGAAAAAACGATTAAGCGAGTCATTGGTTCATGTGAGGCATTACTGGATGCTGAGTCATGGGAACAATTCATGGCAGACTCCCCATACTCTGAAAAGATCTCACAGCATGTTAAAGATGATGGCGATGGGGATAAAGAAGCTCGTGAACAGCGACTATTGGCAAAAACGTTCAATTTTTATGATTATATGTTGTTCCAGCGTCTGGCTTTCCATTCTGGCAATCAAATCTACGGCCTGATCTTTAACGGCCTGAAAAAATTGTATGATCGTGTCGGTAGTTACTACTTTTCAAATCCCAGAGCTCGCGTACTCGCGCTAGAGTTTTATAAAGATTTGTTATCGATCTGCTCGAATGGGACGGATAAGTTAGAGCACCTCTCCGCTTGTATTCGCCAGTACGGGATTGAAAGTCGACAAATCTGGAATGAGATGAAGCGTTCATTGCCAACAAGCTTTACCGAAGATGATGGTTAA
- a CDS encoding Card1-like endonuclease domain-containing protein, translating into MTIHVGILDDDPVRLITPLLDHRIIGSHTVLIGDASQKTIYSRLHNVLEQHDISSEFYEIPSGSSVALIKRSIYQLAHDLKNRTQDIQLNASCGLRHRLLSVYEVFRTFQWPIFVVEPNSDCLCWLYPDDYQDAQVQDRITISDYLTIFGARGEFVERDTPPELDKKLCNIGASWASHALELGPGLATLNYLATTCRKEQCLDVALSEKQQGYKELSVLIQDLVNANIATYEHGVLTFANEDARRFANGEWLETLVHSIVRKIQCGMPTIQDRSLNVQVYRQLGEREVRNELDVATVVNNKLHIIECKTKGMRDDGDDTLYKLESLRDLLGGLQARAMLVSFRPLRQNDITRAQDLGLALIGPDELKALETHLSQWFTQAGGRENLS; encoded by the coding sequence ATGACCATTCATGTTGGCATCCTTGACGACGATCCAGTTCGTCTGATAACTCCGCTGCTTGATCACCGTATTATCGGTTCACATACCGTACTGATTGGTGATGCTTCACAAAAAACTATCTATTCCCGGTTGCATAATGTTTTAGAACAACATGATATTAGTAGTGAATTTTACGAGATCCCATCGGGTTCAAGTGTCGCATTAATTAAACGCTCTATTTATCAATTGGCCCATGACCTGAAAAACAGAACTCAAGATATTCAGCTTAATGCCAGTTGTGGGCTTCGCCACCGTCTCCTTTCCGTTTATGAAGTGTTCAGAACATTCCAGTGGCCCATTTTTGTGGTTGAACCTAACTCTGACTGTTTATGCTGGCTATATCCAGATGACTACCAAGATGCGCAAGTTCAGGATCGGATTACCATCTCCGATTATTTAACAATCTTTGGTGCCCGAGGCGAATTCGTTGAGCGAGACACCCCACCAGAGCTGGATAAAAAACTCTGTAATATCGGTGCCTCATGGGCAAGTCATGCGCTCGAACTCGGTCCGGGTCTGGCAACGCTGAATTATCTGGCAACAACATGCAGAAAAGAGCAATGCCTTGATGTCGCTTTATCAGAAAAACAGCAAGGCTACAAAGAACTGAGTGTATTGATACAAGATCTTGTCAATGCAAATATTGCGACTTATGAACACGGTGTTTTAACATTTGCCAACGAAGATGCCCGCCGATTTGCCAACGGAGAATGGCTAGAAACGCTGGTACACAGCATCGTCAGAAAAATTCAGTGTGGTATGCCAACAATTCAGGATCGCTCTTTAAACGTTCAAGTCTATCGTCAGTTGGGTGAGCGTGAAGTGCGAAATGAGCTGGATGTTGCTACGGTGGTGAATAACAAGCTACACATTATAGAATGTAAAACCAAGGGCATGAGAGATGACGGTGATGATACTTTGTATAAGCTAGAATCACTGAGAGACTTACTGGGTGGCCTGCAGGCCAGAGCAATGCTCGTCAGCTTCCGCCCTCTCCGGCAAAACGATATTACTCGAGCCCAGGATTTAGGGCTGGCGTTAATTGGTCCTGATGAGTTAAAAGCACTGGAAACACATTTATCACAATGGTTCACTCAAGCTGGCGGCCGAGAAAACCTTTCCTGA
- the hinT gene encoding purine nucleoside phosphoramidase encodes MAEETIFSKIIRKEIPAEILYQDELVTAFRDINPRAPSHILIVPNQLIPTVNDVEDADEAALGRLFTVAKKLAEQEGIAQDGYRLIMNCNAHGGQEVYHIHMHLLGGQPLGPLLMN; translated from the coding sequence ATGGCCGAAGAAACAATTTTTAGCAAGATTATTCGCAAAGAAATCCCAGCAGAAATTCTTTATCAGGATGAATTGGTCACGGCATTCCGGGATATTAATCCACGAGCACCAAGTCATATCCTGATTGTACCCAATCAACTGATTCCGACAGTGAATGATGTTGAAGATGCGGATGAAGCCGCCTTAGGTCGTCTTTTCACTGTAGCGAAGAAGTTGGCTGAGCAAGAAGGCATTGCTCAAGATGGCTATCGACTGATTATGAACTGCAATGCACATGGCGGGCAGGAGGTTTATCATATTCATATGCATCTGCTGGGAGGGCAACCGTTAGGACCGCTCTTGATGAACTAA
- a CDS encoding COG3014 family protein, with amino-acid sequence MRIRIRDIAVICLALGSSACANFSAGNLFSHYSEQNQGMYQAVKQGDYQKASQDLPDHLIGGKILDNLEKGRVYWLNKDVPKSQSFLNLSDQAVRQQQDEAIVSISREATNTGSLFANDNLTAYIPADYELGFLHLYLALSYVYENQLEGALVELRRANQVQEKARNKRQGELIKERNRLKQEGIEPNLGGLMARYPSTGSTLQSIQNGYLFYLSGLLYEASGDLNDAYVDYRRALAVAPENTSVVQSTLRCAQKLGMNQDVVALRKKYGRLPRLNKHQGRVIIIQEQGVVDQLKGWQASLPIYDSLGRMNLYSVALPYYSDYQPSDALPMTLDGTTVAGQRLVDTNLMARKQLNERIKSIVFRQILRLTLKNTLRQEASKDDNGGAEVANLVFNIWNTLTEQPDTRSWITLPGSVFSATKIVSAGEQTFTVGQQSYTFNVPAQGTTFVWLSRQGENAVIWHKQLGRL; translated from the coding sequence GTGAGAATACGGATACGAGATATTGCCGTGATATGTTTGGCGCTAGGGAGCAGTGCTTGCGCCAATTTCTCGGCTGGCAACCTGTTCAGTCATTACTCCGAACAAAATCAGGGGATGTATCAGGCTGTTAAGCAAGGTGACTATCAGAAGGCGAGTCAGGATCTCCCTGATCATCTCATTGGGGGAAAGATTTTAGACAATCTTGAAAAAGGCCGGGTTTATTGGCTGAATAAAGATGTGCCCAAGAGTCAGTCATTTCTGAATCTGAGTGATCAGGCGGTTAGACAGCAGCAAGATGAAGCTATTGTGTCTATCAGTCGTGAGGCAACCAACACAGGCAGTTTATTTGCCAATGACAATCTGACGGCATACATCCCCGCAGATTACGAACTCGGTTTTTTACATTTATATCTCGCGCTCTCGTACGTTTATGAAAATCAGCTTGAAGGTGCGTTAGTCGAACTGAGACGGGCGAATCAGGTTCAGGAAAAAGCAAGAAATAAGAGACAGGGTGAATTAATAAAAGAGCGAAACCGTCTCAAACAAGAAGGGATTGAACCTAATCTTGGTGGATTAATGGCTCGTTATCCTAGTACCGGGAGCACGCTTCAATCGATTCAGAATGGTTATCTGTTTTATCTGTCTGGGCTGTTATATGAAGCCAGTGGTGACTTGAATGATGCCTATGTTGATTATCGGCGAGCGCTTGCTGTTGCACCAGAGAACACCAGTGTGGTTCAGAGCACGCTCCGATGCGCGCAAAAGCTAGGTATGAATCAAGATGTGGTCGCGCTGCGAAAAAAATATGGGCGTTTACCCCGGCTGAATAAACATCAGGGACGGGTGATTATCATTCAGGAGCAAGGGGTTGTTGACCAACTGAAAGGTTGGCAGGCGTCTTTACCGATCTATGATAGTCTGGGCAGAATGAACCTGTATTCTGTGGCCTTACCTTACTATTCAGATTATCAGCCATCAGATGCTCTTCCAATGACGCTCGATGGTACCACCGTTGCTGGCCAACGGTTGGTTGATACCAATCTGATGGCAAGAAAGCAACTGAATGAAAGAATTAAGTCGATTGTTTTTCGACAGATATTACGTTTAACATTGAAGAATACGCTGCGTCAGGAAGCTTCGAAAGATGATAATGGCGGTGCAGAAGTCGCAAATCTGGTGTTCAATATATGGAATACTTTGACAGAGCAGCCGGATACAAGAAGTTGGATTACTTTGCCAGGCAGCGTATTTAGTGCGACCAAGATTGTATCCGCGGGTGAGCAGACATTCACCGTGGGGCAGCAGTCTTATACATTCAATGTTCCTGCACAAGGAACAACATTTGTATGGCTTTCCCGTCAAGGGGAAAATGCCGTGATTTGGCACAAACAGTTGGGAAGGTTATGA
- a CDS encoding YcfL family protein, whose translation MNKWLFSLVVLVLVGCANTQTAGLTVESEYQRILYGDKILASELEVKDISTAEVNDHTRGVVRVKNKTTSDQHIQYRFYWYDQQGLDVNARPGPWRQAIIRGMDETSLSEVAVAPNAVNFRVQIRELNQ comes from the coding sequence ATGAATAAATGGCTCTTCAGTTTAGTTGTACTTGTTTTGGTGGGGTGTGCCAATACACAGACCGCCGGATTGACCGTTGAGAGTGAATACCAGCGGATTTTGTATGGTGATAAAATATTAGCTTCTGAACTTGAGGTGAAAGATATTTCGACAGCAGAAGTGAACGATCATACACGAGGTGTGGTCAGAGTAAAAAATAAGACCACCTCAGATCAGCATATTCAATACCGCTTTTATTGGTATGATCAACAGGGACTGGACGTCAATGCTCGACCTGGTCCGTGGCGACAAGCCATTATTAGAGGGATGGATGAAACTTCGTTATCTGAAGTGGCTGTTGCTCCGAATGCTGTGAATTTCAGAGTACAGATTAGAGAATTGAATCAGTAA
- the lpoB gene encoding penicillin-binding protein activator LpoB, with protein MKKSIILVLGLAALMSGCANKVTYGDAQAVETKTVDFGSTDLQKIAADMVDSMMMSGSVAAITRNSRPIVFVDGIKNKTSEHIDTESITDTISTKMLNSGKFRFVDMTRIEAVRKQLDFQNNDALVDKSSSIQFGKMVGAQYMLYGNLSSIVKDTGSDKDVYYKMTMRLMDLRSGLIEWADETEIRKEQEKSFLGF; from the coding sequence ATGAAAAAAAGTATAATCCTCGTGTTGGGATTGGCTGCTCTCATGAGTGGTTGTGCAAATAAAGTGACCTATGGTGATGCACAGGCCGTAGAAACGAAAACCGTTGATTTCGGTTCGACAGATTTACAAAAAATCGCCGCAGATATGGTCGATAGTATGATGATGTCTGGTTCAGTGGCAGCGATTACCCGAAACTCACGCCCGATTGTGTTTGTCGATGGCATTAAAAACAAAACCAGTGAACATATCGATACTGAGTCGATTACGGACACAATTAGTACCAAGATGCTGAATTCTGGGAAGTTCCGTTTTGTTGATATGACGCGGATTGAAGCGGTCAGAAAGCAGTTAGATTTCCAGAATAATGATGCGTTAGTCGATAAGAGTAGCTCGATTCAGTTTGGTAAAATGGTTGGTGCACAATATATGCTATACGGAAATTTATCGAGTATCGTAAAAGATACGGGCAGCGATAAAGATGTGTACTATAAAATGACCATGCGTCTGATGGATTTGCGTTCAGGGCTCATCGAATGGGCTGATGAAACTGAAATTCGGAAAGAGCAGGAAAAGAGCTTCTTGGGATTTTAA
- a CDS encoding phosphotransferase: MARMSWSEACQLDPSLASLTHFFRETPTVAQTLAGGLTNRCWKIDIPESPSAVWRPSTDVTQAFSISRHQEFHILSALKDQAGQISPEPLYLNEQGLLVQWIEGDRVVANDIEVMTRLLSQIHQFPTTKLPIVPFVYTARIDHYWFKLLSMSAELDEIEPLYKTWRTLPNVAEVPLSLCHFDLGCHNLIKTPQGIKVIDWEYASLADPRMDLAMTIDMSDVNLLTAVGQYCQQRDIADLDLWIEGVKAWLPRVRMLAMLWYLIAFQMWENEEMQAAAERIKAQLGN, from the coding sequence ATGGCACGCATGTCATGGTCCGAAGCATGTCAATTAGATCCGTCTCTGGCGTCTCTGACTCATTTTTTCCGAGAAACCCCGACGGTTGCACAAACACTCGCTGGTGGTTTGACAAACCGCTGTTGGAAGATTGACATACCTGAGTCGCCTTCCGCTGTATGGCGTCCTTCAACGGACGTCACTCAAGCGTTTTCAATTTCCCGCCATCAGGAATTCCATATTCTGTCAGCATTGAAAGATCAAGCGGGACAAATTTCTCCTGAACCGCTTTATCTTAATGAACAAGGGTTACTGGTTCAGTGGATTGAAGGGGACAGAGTTGTTGCAAATGACATTGAAGTTATGACTCGTCTGCTGAGCCAGATTCATCAGTTTCCGACGACCAAACTGCCCATTGTTCCTTTTGTTTATACCGCACGTATTGATCATTACTGGTTCAAATTGCTGTCGATGTCTGCTGAGCTGGATGAGATTGAACCGCTGTATAAAACTTGGCGGACACTTCCCAATGTTGCTGAGGTACCACTTTCTCTTTGTCATTTCGACTTAGGCTGCCACAATCTGATCAAAACGCCTCAGGGAATCAAAGTGATCGATTGGGAGTATGCATCTTTAGCTGATCCAAGAATGGATTTAGCAATGACCATCGATATGTCCGATGTCAATTTGCTCACGGCTGTCGGGCAGTATTGCCAACAGCGGGATATTGCTGATCTGGATTTATGGATTGAGGGAGTGAAAGCTTGGCTGCCCAGAGTTCGAATGCTGGCGATGTTATGGTATCTGATAGCTTTTCAGATGTGGGAAAATGAAGAGATGCAAGCCGCAGCTGAACGGATAAAAGCACAGCTCGGCAACTAA
- the ycfP gene encoding alpha/beta hydrolase YcfP, whose protein sequence is MIIYLHGFDSTSPGNHEKVLQLQFIDDDVRFVSYSTLHPRHDMRHLLKEVHKAIESSDDPHPMICGVGLGAYWSERIGFLCGIKQVLFNPNLHPENNMQGKIDRPEEYEDIATKCVSEFRLKNKAHCLVVLSNNDEALDSRETAEELGNYYDIIWDETQSHKFKKISQHLQTISQFKNK, encoded by the coding sequence ATGATTATTTATCTACATGGATTTGATTCAACCAGTCCGGGGAATCATGAAAAGGTGCTGCAATTACAATTTATCGATGATGATGTGCGTTTTGTCAGCTATAGCACGCTTCACCCCCGACATGATATGCGGCATCTCCTGAAAGAAGTACATAAAGCGATTGAGTCAAGTGATGATCCACATCCGATGATCTGTGGGGTCGGGCTCGGTGCTTATTGGTCTGAGCGGATTGGTTTCTTATGCGGGATTAAACAGGTGCTATTCAATCCGAATTTACATCCTGAGAATAATATGCAAGGGAAGATAGATCGCCCGGAAGAGTATGAAGATATTGCGACGAAGTGTGTTTCTGAATTTAGATTAAAAAATAAAGCGCATTGCTTGGTTGTGTTGTCTAACAATGATGAAGCACTCGATAGCCGGGAGACAGCAGAAGAGTTGGGCAATTACTACGATATTATTTGGGATGAGACACAAAGTCATAAATTCAAGAAGATATCTCAACATCTTCAGACAATTAGCCAATTTAAAAATAAATAA
- a CDS encoding NAD(P)/FAD-dependent oxidoreductase, with protein sequence MTRIVVVGGGAGGLELVTKLGHTLGRKGRAQITLVDRNASHLWKPLLHEVATGSMDEGVDALSYRAHARNHSFDFQMGNLEEIDRDRKVITLAELKDEHGELLIPRREVEYDILVLAIGSTSNDFNTEGVKDHCIFLDSPEQANLFRTEMNNEFLKLHAKNGDGTVDIAIVGAGATGVELSAELHNAVKELRNYGFGDLDSNKLNVHLIEAGERILPALPPRISSAAHHELTKLGVNVRTSTMVTKVEEDGLTTKDGEKISAKIMVWAAGIKAPDFMKDIAGLETNRINQLVVTNTLQTTRDENIFVIGDLAQCTQSDGSFVPPRAQAAHQMASRTFKNIVAKLNDRDMKPYVYKDHGSLVSLSRFSTVGSLMGNLTKGSMMVEGTIARVVYISLYRMHQMALHGMFKTALMLLVGRINRVLRPNLKLH encoded by the coding sequence GTGACTCGTATTGTTGTTGTTGGTGGCGGTGCAGGCGGTTTAGAGCTTGTCACTAAATTAGGCCACACATTAGGAAGAAAAGGGCGAGCCCAAATCACGTTAGTAGACAGAAATGCCAGTCATTTATGGAAGCCGTTATTGCATGAAGTCGCAACCGGCTCTATGGATGAGGGGGTTGATGCGCTGAGTTATCGTGCCCATGCGAGAAATCATAGCTTTGATTTCCAAATGGGAAATCTTGAAGAGATTGATCGGGACCGAAAAGTCATCACTTTGGCTGAGTTGAAAGATGAGCATGGCGAACTGCTGATCCCACGTCGTGAAGTGGAATACGATATTCTGGTATTGGCTATCGGTTCAACATCGAATGACTTTAATACTGAGGGTGTTAAAGATCACTGTATCTTTTTAGATAGTCCGGAGCAGGCCAATTTATTCCGAACTGAGATGAACAATGAGTTTCTGAAACTTCATGCAAAAAATGGGGATGGAACGGTTGATATTGCGATTGTCGGAGCCGGTGCGACGGGCGTTGAACTCTCTGCGGAGTTACATAATGCAGTGAAAGAGCTGCGTAATTACGGTTTTGGTGATTTGGATTCAAATAAGTTGAATGTCCACCTGATTGAAGCCGGTGAGCGGATTCTTCCGGCCTTACCACCACGAATTTCTTCTGCTGCCCATCATGAACTCACCAAGCTGGGTGTGAATGTCCGCACGTCAACGATGGTCACTAAAGTTGAAGAAGACGGTCTGACGACCAAAGACGGTGAAAAGATTTCGGCGAAAATTATGGTCTGGGCCGCAGGGATTAAAGCACCTGATTTTATGAAAGATATCGCGGGTCTTGAGACTAACCGGATTAATCAGTTGGTGGTGACGAATACCTTACAGACGACTCGAGATGAAAATATTTTCGTGATTGGTGATTTGGCCCAGTGTACCCAATCGGATGGATCATTTGTTCCACCACGTGCACAGGCTGCCCATCAAATGGCAAGCCGGACATTTAAAAACATCGTTGCTAAATTGAATGACCGGGATATGAAGCCTTATGTTTATAAAGATCATGGTTCTCTGGTCTCTCTGAGTCGATTCTCAACCGTCGGTAGCCTGATGGGTAACCTGACGAAAGGTTCGATGATGGTTGAAGGAACAATTGCCCGAGTGGTTTATATTTCTCTGTATCGAATGCACCAGATGGCCCTACATGGGATGTTCAAAACAGCGTTGATGCTGCTGGTCGGAAGAATCAACAGGGTTCTTAGACCTAACCTGAAGCTGCACTAA
- a CDS encoding ABC transporter permease yields the protein MDNIYYLSARAGRLLLVFVGLSMIIFSIARLVPGDPARIALGPMATPEQVAELRDSMGLNEPLVSQYIQYVGNLLDGDMGESTMTGRAVFTDIQQALPATLELVVVAVFFTACLGIPLGLFAAYKPNGVFDQFSRIISLVGVVTPSFLLAIMLQLMASVGWFDLPVTERMSSMVTFDESYTGLLLIDSLLAGRFDVFADSLQHILLPAIALSAAGISQVMRITRSSMIEFSHRDHVETLRACGVSRPLVNFKYLLRLSASAPLTILGLEFASLIGNAFVVEMVFSWPGVASYGVRSILHKDFNAVVGVVLVSGVFFIVANLLIDFVIGLVDPRVKLKGKS from the coding sequence ATGGATAACATCTACTATCTATCGGCAAGAGCAGGACGCTTATTGCTAGTATTTGTTGGTCTGTCAATGATCATCTTCTCTATTGCGAGATTAGTACCGGGTGACCCCGCACGAATCGCATTAGGGCCTATGGCGACACCCGAACAAGTCGCTGAGTTACGTGACAGTATGGGCCTCAACGAGCCGCTGGTTAGTCAATATATCCAGTATGTCGGCAATTTGCTCGATGGTGATATGGGTGAGTCAACAATGACGGGGCGTGCTGTCTTCACTGATATTCAACAAGCCTTACCTGCAACACTGGAGTTGGTTGTGGTTGCCGTGTTTTTCACAGCCTGTCTGGGGATTCCGTTGGGGTTGTTCGCAGCATACAAACCTAATGGTGTGTTTGACCAGTTCTCACGGATTATTTCGTTGGTTGGTGTTGTTACGCCGTCATTTTTACTAGCCATCATGCTTCAGTTGATGGCCAGTGTCGGATGGTTTGATCTGCCTGTGACAGAAAGAATGTCCAGCATGGTGACGTTTGATGAATCATACACCGGTTTGCTCCTTATCGATTCACTACTCGCCGGTCGCTTTGATGTTTTTGCCGATAGTTTGCAGCATATTCTATTACCTGCAATTGCATTATCAGCGGCGGGTATCTCTCAGGTCATGCGTATTACCCGTTCTTCGATGATTGAATTTAGCCATCGTGACCACGTTGAAACACTGCGTGCATGTGGTGTCAGCCGTCCGCTGGTGAATTTTAAATATCTGTTACGTTTAAGTGCTTCTGCGCCATTGACGATTTTAGGGCTCGAGTTTGCTTCTTTGATTGGTAATGCTTTCGTCGTGGAAATGGTGTTCTCGTGGCCGGGTGTAGCCAGTTATGGCGTTCGTTCTATCCTGCATAAAGACTTCAATGCTGTGGTCGGTGTTGTATTGGTTTCTGGCGTGTTTTTCATCGTAGCAAACCTTCTTATCGACTTTGTTATTGGTCTTGTTGACCCACGAGTGAAACTGAAAGGGAAGTCATAG